The stretch of DNA GCCACGACACACCGACGGACGAACACGGTGAGCTCCACCCCTAGGGGCGCGGGGAACTGCGCGACCAGCCACCGCCCACCCGCAGACACACACTCTCGGCCCCGCCCCCCACCCCGCAACGCGGGGTTTTTCGCGTTTCCCGGAGGCGGTGGCGGCTGAGGCTCAGTCGAAGATCGGCAGCTCCGATTCCTTCGCGCCCGCCAGCTCATACCGCGTCCCAGCAAGAGGGCGGCCCGTGTAAAGGCGGATCAGAGTCGGCGCGTCCCCGATGTAGCGGGCCGGCGGCCGCTTGCCGTCGGCCACGCCCAGGGCAAGCGGCTCGTCCACGCCGTCCACATCCGCGTGCAGCGGCAACGCAGACGTCGTCCTGCTGTACTCCCCGAGCAGGGCCAGCGCATCAGGCAGCCCCGCGCCCCCATACGCCCCGGGCAGCCCCCACGCCTCCCGCACATCCCCCGCGTGCACCCACTCCCCCAGCGCCACGCCGTCGAGCCGCCCCTTGAACGCGACCATGACCGCGCCCGCCTCCGTCATCCCGTGCTCCAGCTCGTCCACGATGCGGGAGTTGGGCCAGTCGGCGCGCTCGGCGATGTCGCGGTCGTTGCTCTCCGCGCTGTAGACGCCCTCCTCGAAACGGCGCTCGACGACGCGCGTCAGCGCGGCACCGCAGTGTGCGAGGACGTGCCGCACCGTCCACCCGGGACAACAGGTCCTGATCGCATACGCGGAGTCGTCGGCGTCCCTCAACAGCGGGATCAGTAGGTCGCGTTCGGTGCGGAGCAGCCGTCCGGGGCGCTCGGGGTCGTACGCCTCGTCATGCGTGGTCGTAGTCATGGTGCAAGCCAACCGTCCGCGGCCGCACATGGCAACGCACGGCAACGGACGGGCCGGAAAGATCCAGCCCGTCCGGCGTTTGAGGACGAGTACGGCGGAGCCGACGACCGGCGGCCACCCCGCTAGGCGTTCACCTTCTCCTCCGCGGCAGCAGAGTCCCGCTCCCTCCGCATCACAAGCAGCGTGACCACACCTCCCACCGCGGCCAAGGCCCCCGCGCCAGTGAACGCCGCGCTGAAG from Streptomyces sp. BA2 encodes:
- a CDS encoding maleylpyruvate isomerase family mycothiol-dependent enzyme; its protein translation is MTTTTHDEAYDPERPGRLLRTERDLLIPLLRDADDSAYAIRTCCPGWTVRHVLAHCGAALTRVVERRFEEGVYSAESNDRDIAERADWPNSRIVDELEHGMTEAGAVMVAFKGRLDGVALGEWVHAGDVREAWGLPGAYGGAGLPDALALLGEYSRTTSALPLHADVDGVDEPLALGVADGKRPPARYIGDAPTLIRLYTGRPLAGTRYELAGAKESELPIFD